From the Corythoichthys intestinalis isolate RoL2023-P3 chromosome 15, ASM3026506v1, whole genome shotgun sequence genome, one window contains:
- the LOC130930779 gene encoding Golgi-associated RAB2B interactor protein 3-like, whose product MGLLSALAVAAGAAGAAGGLLIFAPVAIATIGYPAAVALTSAVNAGVATGTAAAAGTAGASAAAAPVAGFVMALF is encoded by the exons atgGGATTGC TTTCAGCTTTGGCTGTTGCAGCAGGTGCAGCGGGTGCAGCAG GAGGGCTTTTGATTTTTGCACCTGTTGCCATTGCCACGATTGGTTACCCGGCTGCTGTGGCGTTGACTTCTGCGGTCAATGCGGGAGTGGCAACAGGCACAGCAGCTGCCGCAG GTACAGCTGGTGCGAGTGCTGCTGCAGCGCCGGTCGCAGGCTTTGTTATGGCACTCTTCTAA